A region from the Geotrypetes seraphini chromosome 10, aGeoSer1.1, whole genome shotgun sequence genome encodes:
- the LOC117367623 gene encoding oocyte zinc finger protein XlCOF7.1-like isoform X1 — protein sequence MSALGSDQPDILIGMEQERFKTEPQESEERGNLPPTGTYEELQEAGSQGYTAKPTVEILKIEEDPDSDQLEGGEKDSDTKRGRLNLGPESIPTAAEFRGGNSREMSALVHDQASVTFKDVAAYFLEVEWDIVGEWQKELFKKVIEEIHDILIIQGCSIVNPDVIFKIKKKDEKYFAENFGWEGKENSNDPPDSLPVVTSVFSVSVKQEEDLPSTDHPESEMSEQTHPSVTSSQNVKPDILIRFEQEGFETEPQDFEERENLTTTGTCEELREACDEVWIEPRNEVQALVTFKDVAAYFLEVEWDILEECQKEHYKRIIEKIHDILLLRGYSIVNPDVIFKMKKEDEKYFTQHFEWEGKENPNGPTTSLPIVTSVFSLNIKQEEDLPFMDPPESEIAEDSYSPVTNRRSYTADRTVENLKIEEVLVGDQLEGGEEDTDTKSGLPVVTSVFSLSIKQEEDLPFVEPPESITGSSNVKPGILTHFKEEGTRIELQGSESKGNLINVGICEELQETDGFRNNRERTRMYSGQQRTEWKCRDPSRGSRDPLTDFEQGVGNITPSMVKVIAYKGKRTNTQERNCNHWPKLAPTGRLKDERHFKRSDLYLAEHDMQRFRSEVYDCQGIQKTSPSGDAGPCEKQFESSECDKLFSQKNKLQLCKMTQTRKSPFQDSECDKCFKKKTPLQVRQKTHMGEKPFKCSECDKCFRRKNDLKLHEMIHTGDKPFKCSECNKGFKRKNDLKLHQMTHTGDKPFQCSECDKCFTLKSNLQHHQMTHTREKPFKCSECGKCFKRKNDLKLHQMTHTGDKPFQCSECNKCFKRKNDLKLHQMTHTGDKPFKCSTCDKCFNLKSSLRHHRMTHTREKPFKCSECDKCFKRKNDLKLHQITHTGHKPFKCSECDKCFSRKTNLLPHIMIHTGESLFQCSECDKCFKKKSSLQFHQMTHTGEKPFKCSECDKCFKRKNDLKLHQMTHTGDRPFKCSECDTCLKRKNDLKLHQMIHRGEKPFKCSECNKCFKRERYLKKHQIIHSESKPFRCSECDKGFKRKNDLKLHQMTHTGDKPFKCPECDKWFSLRSNLRHHQASHMGDKPFKCSECDKCFKKKSFLHFHEMTHREEKPFKCSECDKCFKRKSLLQLHQMIHTKGKPFRCS from the exons GAAGACTAAATCTGGGGCCTGAATCCATCCCAACAGCTGCAGAATTCAGAGGGGGAAACAGCAGGGAAATGTCGGCTCTAGTGCATGATCAG GCATCAGTCACATTCAAGGATGTTGCCGCTTATTTCTTGGAAGTGGAGTGGGACATTGTCGGAGAATGGCAGAAAGAGCTGTTTAAGAAGGTCATCGAGGAGATTCATGACATCCTCATAATTCAAG GTTGTTCAATTGTTAATCCTGACGTTATATTCAAGATTAAAAAGAAAGATGAGAAATATTTCGCTGAAAACTTTGGgtgggaaggaaaagaaaactCAAATGACCCCCCGGACA GCCTTCCAGTTGTAACGTCTGTTTTCTCAGTGAGTGTTAAACAAGAGGAAGATCTCCCCTCTACAGATCATCCTGAATCAGAGATGTCGGAACAGACTCACCCTTCGGTTACAA GCTCCCAGAATGTCAAGCCTGACATTTTAATCCGATTTGAGCAAGAGGGATTTGAGACTGAGCCTCAGGATTTTGAGGAAAGAGAAAATCTGACCACCACAGGCACCTGTGAGGAACTGCGTGAAGCGTGTGACGAAGTTTGGATTGAACCTAGAAATGAG GTCCAGGCATTGGTCACATTCAAAGATGTTGCTGCTTATTTCTTGGAAGTAGAGTGGGACATTTTGGAAGAATGTCAGAAGGAACATTACAAGAGGATCATCGAGAAGATTCATGACATCCTCCTGTTACGAG GTTATTCAATTGTTAATCCTGATGTTATATTCAAGATGAAAAAGGAAGATGAGAAATATTTCACTCAACACTTTGagtgggaaggaaaagaaaacccAAATGGCCCTACCACGA GTCTTCCGATTGTAACGTCTGTGTTTTCACTGAACATTAAACAAGAGGAAGATCTCCCCTTTATGGATCCTCCTGAATCCGAAATAGCTGAAGATTCTTACTCTCCTGTAACAA ACAGACGAAGTTACACTGCTGACCGCACAGTAGAGAACCTGAAAATAGAAGAGGTTCTTGTCGGTGACCAgctggagggaggagaggaagataCCGATACCAAGAGCG GCCTTCCGGTTGTAACATCTGTATTCTCACTGAGCATTAAACAAGAGGAAGATCTTCCCTTCGTGGAACCTCCTGAATCTATAACAG GGTCCTCCAATGTCAAACCTGgcattttaacccactttaaggaAGAGGGAACCAGGATTGAGCTCCAGGGATCTGAGAGCAAAGGAAACCTGATCAATGTGGGCATATGTGAAGAACTGCAGGAAACAG ACGGATTTAGGAATAACAGAGAAAGAACGAGGATGTACAGTGGGCAGCAGAGAACGGAATGGAAATGCAGAGACCCTTCCAGAGGAAGCCGAGATCCTCTAACTGACTTTGAGCAAGGTGTCGGCAACATAACACCAAGCATGGTGAAAGTAATAGCAtataaaggaaaaagaacaaacacACAAGAGAGGAATTGTAACCACTGGCCTAAACTTGCACCAACTGGAAGACTCAAAGATGAGAGACATTTTAAAAGGAGTGATTTATATTTGGCTGAGCATGACATGCAGAGGTTTAGGTCTGAGGTTTATGATTGCCAAGGTATACAGAAAACCAGCCCTTCGGGAGACGCCGGCCCCTGCGAAAAACAATTTGaaagttctgaatgtgataaactGTTCAGTCAGAAAAACAAGCTGCAACTGTGTAAAATGACGCAAACAAGAAAGAGTCCATTTCAagattctgaatgtgataaatgttTCAAAAAGAAAACCCCTCTGCAAGTTCGTCAAAAGACTCACATGGGAGAGAagccatttaaatgttctgaatgtgataaatgttTCAGAAGGAAAAACGACCTCAAATTGCATGAAATGATTCACACGGGAGACAagccatttaaatgttctgaatgtaataAAGGCTTCAAAAGGAAAAATGACCTGAAACTGCATCAAATGACTCACACCGGAGACAAGCCATTTcagtgttctgaatgtgataaatgttTCACTTTGAAAAGCAATCTGCAACACCATCAAATGACTCATACAAGAGaaaaaccatttaaatgttctgagtGTGGTAAATGTTTCAAAAGGAAAAATGACCTGAAGCTGCATCAGATGACTCACACGGGAGACAAACCATTTCAATGTTCTGAATGCAATAAATGTTTCAAAAGGAAAAATGACCTGAAGCTGCATCAGATGACTCACacgggagacaaaccatttaaatgttctacATGTGATAAATGTTTCAATTTGAAAAGCAGCCTGCGACACCATCGGATGACTCACACAAGAGaaaaaccatttaaatgttctgagtGTGATAAATGTTTCAAAAGGAAAAATGACCTGAAACTGCATCAGATAACTCACACTGGACACAagccatttaaatgttctgaatgtgataaatgttTCAGTCGGAAAACAAACCTCCTACCACACATAATGATTCACACAGGAGAGAGTCTatttcaatgttctgaatgtgataaatgtttcaaaaagaaaagctccctgcaatttcatcaaaTGACTCACACAGGAGAGAAAccgtttaaatgttctgaatgtgataaatgttTCAAAAGGAAAAATGACCTGAAATTGCATCAAATGACACACACAGGAGATAGGccgtttaaatgttctgaatgtgatacgTGTTTGAAAAGGAAAAATGACCTGAAATTGCATCAAATGATTCACAGGGGAGaaaaaccatttaaatgttcGGAATGTAATAAATGTTTCAAACGTGAAAGATACTTGAAAAAGCATCAAATAATTCACTCAGAAAGTAAGCCATTTagatgttctgaatgtgataaaggCTTCAAAAGAAAAAATGACCTGAAGTTGCATCAAATGACTCACACCGGAGACAAGCCATTTAAATGTCCTGAATGTGATAAATGGTTCAGTTTGAGAAGCAATCTGCGACACCATCAGGCGAGTCACATGGGAGACAAGccgtttaaatgttctgaatgtgataaatgttttaaaaagaaaagtttcctGCATTTTCATGAAATGACTCACAGAGAAGAAAAGccgtttaaatgttctgaatgtgacaaATGTTTCAAAAGGAAAAGTCTCCTGCAATTACATCAAATGATTCACACAAAAGGTAAGCCATTTAGATGTTCCTAA
- the LOC117367623 gene encoding zinc finger protein 84-like isoform X3, protein MSALGSDQPDILIGMEQERFKTEPQESEERGNLPPTGTYEELQEAGSQGYTAKPTVEILKIEEDPDSDQLEGGEKDSDTKRGRLNLGPESIPTAAEFRGGNSREMSALVHDQASVTFKDVAAYFLEVEWDIVGEWQKELFKKVIEEIHDILIIQGCSIVNPDVIFKIKKKDEKYFAENFGWEGKENSNDPPDSSQNVKPDILIRFEQEGFETEPQDFEERENLTTTGTCEELREACDEVWIEPRNEVQALVTFKDVAAYFLEVEWDILEECQKEHYKRIIEKIHDILLLRGYSIVNPDVIFKMKKEDEKYFTQHFEWEGKENPNGPTTSLPIVTSVFSLNIKQEEDLPFMDPPESEIAEDSYSPVTNRRSYTADRTVENLKIEEVLVGDQLEGGEEDTDTKSGLPVVTSVFSLSIKQEEDLPFVEPPESITGSSNVKPGILTHFKEEGTRIELQGSESKGNLINVGICEELQETDGFRNNRERTRMYSGQQRTEWKCRDPSRGSRDPLTDFEQGVGNITPSMVKVIAYKGKRTNTQERNCNHWPKLAPTGRLKDERHFKRSDLYLAEHDMQRFRSEVYDCQGIQKTSPSGDAGPCEKQFESSECDKLFSQKNKLQLCKMTQTRKSPFQDSECDKCFKKKTPLQVRQKTHMGEKPFKCSECDKCFRRKNDLKLHEMIHTGDKPFKCSECNKGFKRKNDLKLHQMTHTGDKPFQCSECDKCFTLKSNLQHHQMTHTREKPFKCSECGKCFKRKNDLKLHQMTHTGDKPFQCSECNKCFKRKNDLKLHQMTHTGDKPFKCSTCDKCFNLKSSLRHHRMTHTREKPFKCSECDKCFKRKNDLKLHQITHTGHKPFKCSECDKCFSRKTNLLPHIMIHTGESLFQCSECDKCFKKKSSLQFHQMTHTGEKPFKCSECDKCFKRKNDLKLHQMTHTGDRPFKCSECDTCLKRKNDLKLHQMIHRGEKPFKCSECNKCFKRERYLKKHQIIHSESKPFRCSECDKGFKRKNDLKLHQMTHTGDKPFKCPECDKWFSLRSNLRHHQASHMGDKPFKCSECDKCFKKKSFLHFHEMTHREEKPFKCSECDKCFKRKSLLQLHQMIHTKGKPFRCS, encoded by the exons GAAGACTAAATCTGGGGCCTGAATCCATCCCAACAGCTGCAGAATTCAGAGGGGGAAACAGCAGGGAAATGTCGGCTCTAGTGCATGATCAG GCATCAGTCACATTCAAGGATGTTGCCGCTTATTTCTTGGAAGTGGAGTGGGACATTGTCGGAGAATGGCAGAAAGAGCTGTTTAAGAAGGTCATCGAGGAGATTCATGACATCCTCATAATTCAAG GTTGTTCAATTGTTAATCCTGACGTTATATTCAAGATTAAAAAGAAAGATGAGAAATATTTCGCTGAAAACTTTGGgtgggaaggaaaagaaaactCAAATGACCCCCCGGACA GCTCCCAGAATGTCAAGCCTGACATTTTAATCCGATTTGAGCAAGAGGGATTTGAGACTGAGCCTCAGGATTTTGAGGAAAGAGAAAATCTGACCACCACAGGCACCTGTGAGGAACTGCGTGAAGCGTGTGACGAAGTTTGGATTGAACCTAGAAATGAG GTCCAGGCATTGGTCACATTCAAAGATGTTGCTGCTTATTTCTTGGAAGTAGAGTGGGACATTTTGGAAGAATGTCAGAAGGAACATTACAAGAGGATCATCGAGAAGATTCATGACATCCTCCTGTTACGAG GTTATTCAATTGTTAATCCTGATGTTATATTCAAGATGAAAAAGGAAGATGAGAAATATTTCACTCAACACTTTGagtgggaaggaaaagaaaacccAAATGGCCCTACCACGA GTCTTCCGATTGTAACGTCTGTGTTTTCACTGAACATTAAACAAGAGGAAGATCTCCCCTTTATGGATCCTCCTGAATCCGAAATAGCTGAAGATTCTTACTCTCCTGTAACAA ACAGACGAAGTTACACTGCTGACCGCACAGTAGAGAACCTGAAAATAGAAGAGGTTCTTGTCGGTGACCAgctggagggaggagaggaagataCCGATACCAAGAGCG GCCTTCCGGTTGTAACATCTGTATTCTCACTGAGCATTAAACAAGAGGAAGATCTTCCCTTCGTGGAACCTCCTGAATCTATAACAG GGTCCTCCAATGTCAAACCTGgcattttaacccactttaaggaAGAGGGAACCAGGATTGAGCTCCAGGGATCTGAGAGCAAAGGAAACCTGATCAATGTGGGCATATGTGAAGAACTGCAGGAAACAG ACGGATTTAGGAATAACAGAGAAAGAACGAGGATGTACAGTGGGCAGCAGAGAACGGAATGGAAATGCAGAGACCCTTCCAGAGGAAGCCGAGATCCTCTAACTGACTTTGAGCAAGGTGTCGGCAACATAACACCAAGCATGGTGAAAGTAATAGCAtataaaggaaaaagaacaaacacACAAGAGAGGAATTGTAACCACTGGCCTAAACTTGCACCAACTGGAAGACTCAAAGATGAGAGACATTTTAAAAGGAGTGATTTATATTTGGCTGAGCATGACATGCAGAGGTTTAGGTCTGAGGTTTATGATTGCCAAGGTATACAGAAAACCAGCCCTTCGGGAGACGCCGGCCCCTGCGAAAAACAATTTGaaagttctgaatgtgataaactGTTCAGTCAGAAAAACAAGCTGCAACTGTGTAAAATGACGCAAACAAGAAAGAGTCCATTTCAagattctgaatgtgataaatgttTCAAAAAGAAAACCCCTCTGCAAGTTCGTCAAAAGACTCACATGGGAGAGAagccatttaaatgttctgaatgtgataaatgttTCAGAAGGAAAAACGACCTCAAATTGCATGAAATGATTCACACGGGAGACAagccatttaaatgttctgaatgtaataAAGGCTTCAAAAGGAAAAATGACCTGAAACTGCATCAAATGACTCACACCGGAGACAAGCCATTTcagtgttctgaatgtgataaatgttTCACTTTGAAAAGCAATCTGCAACACCATCAAATGACTCATACAAGAGaaaaaccatttaaatgttctgagtGTGGTAAATGTTTCAAAAGGAAAAATGACCTGAAGCTGCATCAGATGACTCACACGGGAGACAAACCATTTCAATGTTCTGAATGCAATAAATGTTTCAAAAGGAAAAATGACCTGAAGCTGCATCAGATGACTCACacgggagacaaaccatttaaatgttctacATGTGATAAATGTTTCAATTTGAAAAGCAGCCTGCGACACCATCGGATGACTCACACAAGAGaaaaaccatttaaatgttctgagtGTGATAAATGTTTCAAAAGGAAAAATGACCTGAAACTGCATCAGATAACTCACACTGGACACAagccatttaaatgttctgaatgtgataaatgttTCAGTCGGAAAACAAACCTCCTACCACACATAATGATTCACACAGGAGAGAGTCTatttcaatgttctgaatgtgataaatgtttcaaaaagaaaagctccctgcaatttcatcaaaTGACTCACACAGGAGAGAAAccgtttaaatgttctgaatgtgataaatgttTCAAAAGGAAAAATGACCTGAAATTGCATCAAATGACACACACAGGAGATAGGccgtttaaatgttctgaatgtgatacgTGTTTGAAAAGGAAAAATGACCTGAAATTGCATCAAATGATTCACAGGGGAGaaaaaccatttaaatgttcGGAATGTAATAAATGTTTCAAACGTGAAAGATACTTGAAAAAGCATCAAATAATTCACTCAGAAAGTAAGCCATTTagatgttctgaatgtgataaaggCTTCAAAAGAAAAAATGACCTGAAGTTGCATCAAATGACTCACACCGGAGACAAGCCATTTAAATGTCCTGAATGTGATAAATGGTTCAGTTTGAGAAGCAATCTGCGACACCATCAGGCGAGTCACATGGGAGACAAGccgtttaaatgttctgaatgtgataaatgttttaaaaagaaaagtttcctGCATTTTCATGAAATGACTCACAGAGAAGAAAAGccgtttaaatgttctgaatgtgacaaATGTTTCAAAAGGAAAAGTCTCCTGCAATTACATCAAATGATTCACACAAAAGGTAAGCCATTTAGATGTTCCTAA
- the LOC117367623 gene encoding oocyte zinc finger protein XlCOF7.1-like isoform X2, producing MEQERFKTEPQESEERGNLPPTGTYEELQEAGSQGYTAKPTVEILKIEEDPDSDQLEGGEKDSDTKRGRLNLGPESIPTAAEFRGGNSREMSALVHDQASVTFKDVAAYFLEVEWDIVGEWQKELFKKVIEEIHDILIIQGCSIVNPDVIFKIKKKDEKYFAENFGWEGKENSNDPPDSLPVVTSVFSVSVKQEEDLPSTDHPESEMSEQTHPSVTSSQNVKPDILIRFEQEGFETEPQDFEERENLTTTGTCEELREACDEVWIEPRNEVQALVTFKDVAAYFLEVEWDILEECQKEHYKRIIEKIHDILLLRGYSIVNPDVIFKMKKEDEKYFTQHFEWEGKENPNGPTTSLPIVTSVFSLNIKQEEDLPFMDPPESEIAEDSYSPVTNRRSYTADRTVENLKIEEVLVGDQLEGGEEDTDTKSGLPVVTSVFSLSIKQEEDLPFVEPPESITGSSNVKPGILTHFKEEGTRIELQGSESKGNLINVGICEELQETDGFRNNRERTRMYSGQQRTEWKCRDPSRGSRDPLTDFEQGVGNITPSMVKVIAYKGKRTNTQERNCNHWPKLAPTGRLKDERHFKRSDLYLAEHDMQRFRSEVYDCQGIQKTSPSGDAGPCEKQFESSECDKLFSQKNKLQLCKMTQTRKSPFQDSECDKCFKKKTPLQVRQKTHMGEKPFKCSECDKCFRRKNDLKLHEMIHTGDKPFKCSECNKGFKRKNDLKLHQMTHTGDKPFQCSECDKCFTLKSNLQHHQMTHTREKPFKCSECGKCFKRKNDLKLHQMTHTGDKPFQCSECNKCFKRKNDLKLHQMTHTGDKPFKCSTCDKCFNLKSSLRHHRMTHTREKPFKCSECDKCFKRKNDLKLHQITHTGHKPFKCSECDKCFSRKTNLLPHIMIHTGESLFQCSECDKCFKKKSSLQFHQMTHTGEKPFKCSECDKCFKRKNDLKLHQMTHTGDRPFKCSECDTCLKRKNDLKLHQMIHRGEKPFKCSECNKCFKRERYLKKHQIIHSESKPFRCSECDKGFKRKNDLKLHQMTHTGDKPFKCPECDKWFSLRSNLRHHQASHMGDKPFKCSECDKCFKKKSFLHFHEMTHREEKPFKCSECDKCFKRKSLLQLHQMIHTKGKPFRCS from the exons GAAGACTAAATCTGGGGCCTGAATCCATCCCAACAGCTGCAGAATTCAGAGGGGGAAACAGCAGGGAAATGTCGGCTCTAGTGCATGATCAG GCATCAGTCACATTCAAGGATGTTGCCGCTTATTTCTTGGAAGTGGAGTGGGACATTGTCGGAGAATGGCAGAAAGAGCTGTTTAAGAAGGTCATCGAGGAGATTCATGACATCCTCATAATTCAAG GTTGTTCAATTGTTAATCCTGACGTTATATTCAAGATTAAAAAGAAAGATGAGAAATATTTCGCTGAAAACTTTGGgtgggaaggaaaagaaaactCAAATGACCCCCCGGACA GCCTTCCAGTTGTAACGTCTGTTTTCTCAGTGAGTGTTAAACAAGAGGAAGATCTCCCCTCTACAGATCATCCTGAATCAGAGATGTCGGAACAGACTCACCCTTCGGTTACAA GCTCCCAGAATGTCAAGCCTGACATTTTAATCCGATTTGAGCAAGAGGGATTTGAGACTGAGCCTCAGGATTTTGAGGAAAGAGAAAATCTGACCACCACAGGCACCTGTGAGGAACTGCGTGAAGCGTGTGACGAAGTTTGGATTGAACCTAGAAATGAG GTCCAGGCATTGGTCACATTCAAAGATGTTGCTGCTTATTTCTTGGAAGTAGAGTGGGACATTTTGGAAGAATGTCAGAAGGAACATTACAAGAGGATCATCGAGAAGATTCATGACATCCTCCTGTTACGAG GTTATTCAATTGTTAATCCTGATGTTATATTCAAGATGAAAAAGGAAGATGAGAAATATTTCACTCAACACTTTGagtgggaaggaaaagaaaacccAAATGGCCCTACCACGA GTCTTCCGATTGTAACGTCTGTGTTTTCACTGAACATTAAACAAGAGGAAGATCTCCCCTTTATGGATCCTCCTGAATCCGAAATAGCTGAAGATTCTTACTCTCCTGTAACAA ACAGACGAAGTTACACTGCTGACCGCACAGTAGAGAACCTGAAAATAGAAGAGGTTCTTGTCGGTGACCAgctggagggaggagaggaagataCCGATACCAAGAGCG GCCTTCCGGTTGTAACATCTGTATTCTCACTGAGCATTAAACAAGAGGAAGATCTTCCCTTCGTGGAACCTCCTGAATCTATAACAG GGTCCTCCAATGTCAAACCTGgcattttaacccactttaaggaAGAGGGAACCAGGATTGAGCTCCAGGGATCTGAGAGCAAAGGAAACCTGATCAATGTGGGCATATGTGAAGAACTGCAGGAAACAG ACGGATTTAGGAATAACAGAGAAAGAACGAGGATGTACAGTGGGCAGCAGAGAACGGAATGGAAATGCAGAGACCCTTCCAGAGGAAGCCGAGATCCTCTAACTGACTTTGAGCAAGGTGTCGGCAACATAACACCAAGCATGGTGAAAGTAATAGCAtataaaggaaaaagaacaaacacACAAGAGAGGAATTGTAACCACTGGCCTAAACTTGCACCAACTGGAAGACTCAAAGATGAGAGACATTTTAAAAGGAGTGATTTATATTTGGCTGAGCATGACATGCAGAGGTTTAGGTCTGAGGTTTATGATTGCCAAGGTATACAGAAAACCAGCCCTTCGGGAGACGCCGGCCCCTGCGAAAAACAATTTGaaagttctgaatgtgataaactGTTCAGTCAGAAAAACAAGCTGCAACTGTGTAAAATGACGCAAACAAGAAAGAGTCCATTTCAagattctgaatgtgataaatgttTCAAAAAGAAAACCCCTCTGCAAGTTCGTCAAAAGACTCACATGGGAGAGAagccatttaaatgttctgaatgtgataaatgttTCAGAAGGAAAAACGACCTCAAATTGCATGAAATGATTCACACGGGAGACAagccatttaaatgttctgaatgtaataAAGGCTTCAAAAGGAAAAATGACCTGAAACTGCATCAAATGACTCACACCGGAGACAAGCCATTTcagtgttctgaatgtgataaatgttTCACTTTGAAAAGCAATCTGCAACACCATCAAATGACTCATACAAGAGaaaaaccatttaaatgttctgagtGTGGTAAATGTTTCAAAAGGAAAAATGACCTGAAGCTGCATCAGATGACTCACACGGGAGACAAACCATTTCAATGTTCTGAATGCAATAAATGTTTCAAAAGGAAAAATGACCTGAAGCTGCATCAGATGACTCACacgggagacaaaccatttaaatgttctacATGTGATAAATGTTTCAATTTGAAAAGCAGCCTGCGACACCATCGGATGACTCACACAAGAGaaaaaccatttaaatgttctgagtGTGATAAATGTTTCAAAAGGAAAAATGACCTGAAACTGCATCAGATAACTCACACTGGACACAagccatttaaatgttctgaatgtgataaatgttTCAGTCGGAAAACAAACCTCCTACCACACATAATGATTCACACAGGAGAGAGTCTatttcaatgttctgaatgtgataaatgtttcaaaaagaaaagctccctgcaatttcatcaaaTGACTCACACAGGAGAGAAAccgtttaaatgttctgaatgtgataaatgttTCAAAAGGAAAAATGACCTGAAATTGCATCAAATGACACACACAGGAGATAGGccgtttaaatgttctgaatgtgatacgTGTTTGAAAAGGAAAAATGACCTGAAATTGCATCAAATGATTCACAGGGGAGaaaaaccatttaaatgttcGGAATGTAATAAATGTTTCAAACGTGAAAGATACTTGAAAAAGCATCAAATAATTCACTCAGAAAGTAAGCCATTTagatgttctgaatgtgataaaggCTTCAAAAGAAAAAATGACCTGAAGTTGCATCAAATGACTCACACCGGAGACAAGCCATTTAAATGTCCTGAATGTGATAAATGGTTCAGTTTGAGAAGCAATCTGCGACACCATCAGGCGAGTCACATGGGAGACAAGccgtttaaatgttctgaatgtgataaatgttttaaaaagaaaagtttcctGCATTTTCATGAAATGACTCACAGAGAAGAAAAGccgtttaaatgttctgaatgtgacaaATGTTTCAAAAGGAAAAGTCTCCTGCAATTACATCAAATGATTCACACAAAAGGTAAGCCATTTAGATGTTCCTAA